The genomic segment gggccagagagagagaaaacaaacagtgcGCTGGCATCCTCTTAAGGTAATTAGTGTTTGTTTTTGGTATTGCGACATTCTTTAGTTTTATATTCTGAGAACAATAAACGTTCGTAAGTCATAACACATCTACACGATAGTACAAGACCATCGACTGCCGTtagaattataattgtttatatttgcctgttgataaaaatacaaaatgcaaTACCTACTCGGGTTTTATGATACCTAGAACACATCGTAAGTATGTAACATATGTGATTATTAaggatagtaaaatataatattatatactcatactCTGTCGTGTACTTAAAGAATACTTATATTTTGCATTCGGAATACGTATTCgcataaattagtattaaagcGTATTCCGAATACGTATATTCGAATTATAATCgtaaaagtattcgaatactacctattagaatatattttttctcctCTAATATTTGTCAGTTTTGGAATGGTTGAAAATAAACGTTGGTCAATCATATTTCATTCAAAGAgaaaaactattgtttataacttaaaatgtgccagattttttatagaaaaatttgttttgtcacaaaatatgtttactatttttcgagttcaaaaaagtatttttcaatgaataaaaaaaacaaaaaaaactattcagcATAGTGTAcgtattcgaatatttttttcaaaaagtatttaaaatagtatttaaataaaaaaaatactgttgtttgaatacatttattcgaattctttacaagactggggCTATATTTCTGAAAGTAGTTTAATggttataatgaattttatgtCTGGggaaattattgattaataaatatattttgtttaaatttgtttatttgatttatacaaaaagcaatgaaattatattattataacccatTGCAGCTGATCGATGTTTGtattttggtttaaaaaaatacgatagTCGTACTATTATTAGATAAGGggtaatgtgatattatatactatgctgcaaataataataacatacagaCTACCgtgtttagtaaataataatataatgtaaaataatgtcgATAAGTCATGCtggaataaaattattgtgtgtTCTGCGTAAAACACGATAACccgatgtttatattatatacaacctaTATGCAAGGGACTTCCGGCGCGTGCAGATAAGAGGCAATATGTggcattattttgtttatataaaaaatagcgTAGGAGGCTTCCGTGTGACCATTGCACAATTATGTGCTCATATACACCCAGATAACCGGATAAATAGTGGGAAGCCATTCTTTGCAAAAAAGGGGCACCGGTCTAAAGACTGTCTTGAGACGtggattaaattatatttacaagacTATTGGCAATTGCAAGTATGAATTAGGTACACCTTATACTCGGTCTGCGTTATTCAGACTTGGTAAATGTTGTTCTGAACTCTTGGAATGATAATGTCGATAAATGTGAAATACATAACTACTTGTTTGAAAATTACTCAATCCTTTCCATTCAACGACTTGAGCCGACTGGAGCTCGTAGCTATCGCTGTTGTTAAACACTGATAGGCACAGTGATACActgatacctataatagtgtAATGCGTAATTTAAACAATACTCACATATGCGCAGTTGTagggtttaataattaaaacatattaagtcTGTGTAGATTAATATGCTATCGTCATCAAgaatcgtcgtcgtcatcgcgTTCGTGCACGGCATTACTGCACAGACCATTCCAGCGAaccatataggtaattatttcgTAAACACACATATTTTGCCACACTGCGTTATGAATACTGCTAAACAAGcaagtgctataaaaaaaaaacaatataataatattagttttgataaaaatgcatgtttgtatttttatttttttatagtacattAATTACacctttattatttgttattatattttattaaaaccagGACTTTGCACTCGAATAATTTATTCGGGTCTCGGGGTTTAGGGATGTATTTGGGCGTTCAAACACAGGAATGAAAAACTTAAACAAACGTTTGGGTTTTAACAACAGTTATTATTCGTGTTGATATTTGTTAATACGcggttattaaaataaaattaatttctaaatattattgttgaaaaatgtattattatttttattatgaattgtgGTTAGTACCAACTATATTACTACATTTTAAACGATTATCAACGggttatatttatacctatatatattaatttcaatattccCGTGTGTAAGTATATTcaaactcctcctaaacggctgcaacgatttttatgaaattgttcgTGTGCTTAACCACTTAAGCACACGAACAATGGGTCCTTGAATGGTTTAGATTTACAATTGGACCTGGTAGGGCCAACCcagggaggtgctcaaacggggattttgagatttacgttttacatttttgtttataaatgtttgctATTAGGTaaaggagaaataattagtagaaattagtatttatttattattggttgccattggttattcgggcagaTCAGATAGGTACAAGCCGCGGATGCAccaaatcgaattttcacacCTTGTCTACCAAGGTGGCCTAGTTGCACTTATAGCTGCTCATCGATATGCTTGATATGGTGTCGCACATTGTCCGCGATCTGAAATAGTCGGATTACCTATTAGGATGGCTAAGTTGCAGTTAATGCAATGAGCtccacccaaaaggagttgaacaatcacaatttttttaagagttgtcatttttaTCAGCtagtattacatatatatattatatgtattaagcTATTCTActttaaatttactaataaataatatgcctatttagatgatatgttaaaatatgatattttatttattgttagttTAATACCGTATTATCCCGGTCAGTATAGGCAGGAATGATAAACCGTGTAGAACTTTGCCCATTGTACCGCATTctgcaatatttttaaattagatataagtgtataacataaaactaaaatcattcttcttcgtttaaatatccaatttcgtcCAAAGTGTaacttcaaataactataaaaaaacctgtgtacattttcaatataatcaattttgtcaaaacttggactttaaagtttaaatgcttttaaaaaaatcttggctaagtattttaaatatttttaaactgatattgtaacaatgtgtgaggagccttgtattaaatgttcaagcattTTGAccaaatgaatacaattttattgacatttatagaaaaaaaaactaataaaattagaaattgaaaatatctgttAACAATACGAAAcgggtcaaaatattttgaaaattaaatcaagtatagaatatgataaaataaatatatggtataaatttaaagtatctactgttattcgtttttgaattacaacaaaataagaaaatgtctccatgagaaatcgagtaatccaatgttgtaaaaaagtGAACTTCAAAcgcacattaaaatataatttgactttctggtagacatttttattttgataaaattagacaaacttatgaggaatcttgtactaattttaaaatttaaaatataaaaataaaatattttataaatttctaactcaaaataatttgcaaattttcgtgaattttgtcaaacttcacattcatgaaaaatgtttatgggTCTAAgctcaatgtttttttaatctCCACTAACAAACTTacgaagaaccttgtattatattttctagttttttacagagcaaacatttttttatcgacattgatttaaaaaaaacaaatcataatcgAAAATTTCATATGCCTATAAAGAGCTCAACATGAGtcgaaatatttagaaaatattatggtgtttataaaatgttaataaaagcagtcagtgaacatttcatgatttactgtaatttttttaagagttagtTACACTTGCAAttatcaaaatcgattttgtgtaaaaattcccgtttttcctaaCGCttaattactgggaattttaaattttatctccCAAATCACAAACTAAATCTACTTTCCCAttggaaaagatactgaagttgaaaatcgaagcattatttcgactactatcatgtaagtaagtaggtagtaagtacacataaataaaaaaaaaacacacatcattataaaatcaatacattcattgctctgctcagaatttaaaatccGAATACTGTAtagggcgtgagagttttttttatgtaacacatgtttttgtactaaaaatgcACCGGCTCCGATTCAATACCGACCGTTTTTAAGGAATTCAGTATAGGCAATTCTATATATTCTAGTTAAAATCTGTGAACATAACATAaatttgacatttatttttgaaatctttaatgataaatttatttagaactaactaattaattatagcAGAACAACCGAGTCTAAAACCATATTGCACATCAATACATCAATAAGAACTGAGTTGTCTGAGACTCTAAaggcaaaatattataaaacacaagTTTTTCGAAAATCTCATCAATATGGCTTAAAATAGAAATAGGCCAATAAAATTCCTGAGTCTAGATTTATAACCTGATACGGAATGTCAGAGCTGAACATCCAAGTACATGGAAATATACCTTTATCTAATGAATGCCTCATTAAGATTAGTCGATGAGGAAAACAAAGAAAAGACTTGTGATTGTAAAGGAATGTACTTGGAAAGCCATCGGGCACAGCTGACTTTAAATTCcttaacattattttgaagcttatttgttattacttattattcataattttaatagccaacaatttcaatataactattgtgacaaataacatattttgctTCAATAacttttgagtaaaaatattttttatataaacacttggaaaaaaataatttttttttgtaaatgtaaagaaaaatgtttttattttggattaaggtttaataattaaatttaaatataaatcagaaACATATATAGCTAAAGCTTaactttacttattttttaaattcgtaaaatattatttttttaataaaacaaattaatttttattacaaaaaacattttaaatattattaatgtataaaaatgacaaagaataataattattaagtgaataatttgtttatgaTGATTTCTCAAATCTAACAattgatacaaaatatactgaATAAATGCTTAGTACTTGAATAGAATTCATTAAAGAagcttaattgttttaatttttaattttttttaacaataatagttgCTCGTTTTTAACAAGCTCTAAATCTTTTCTAAGTTTTTGTACATTAGCTGTGGCTTGATGaggattttcattttcaatctGAAAAAAAgtaatgcaataaattataaattatactaaaccgaaaaataaatatatgttatttaataattataataaaaaaactatgtaaaatacCTGTTCTTCTAAATCTTTAATTTCTCTTCCAATTGTGCCTGTTTGTTTTACAGATGTTATAATGCTTGAACTGTTAGAATGAATAGCAGCTAatagtttataacattttcGGATTATATCATCTTTTTTAGCTACCTGcataacatttataactattataaaattaaaagttaagaaacaattaatgaaatttaagtACCTTAAACATCAATTCATCAATTGAAATAAAACATCGTTCTACTTTACCATCTAAAgaatttatttctttttgaaCTTGCTTGGTatcatataaatttttattaatttcttttttctgtttttcaatattagatataatttctaatattctTTGTGTATAACTTGATCTAaatgacattattaattaagtattttgaacaatgttcattacttataatatagtggatttttagtttaatttgatacattttacaGACCTTGAATTATAATTTGGCTTTGAGTCTAAATCATTcctacatattttgataatatcttcttttttttgtatatcttcaaaaatattttgtaacttcaACTTTTCATTTCCGTGCACCGTttctagtttaatatttttggcctagaaataataattcatatattatatatatatatatatatgattgctaaaatgatttttctgtcaatgagttataaattatttattgcataaatttatttttgaaagccATGaggtttaatataaaacttttatataaatgctttataatgtacctataatgtaaaacaagaaacctaacaaataataatgaacaaaaccATGATAGTTATGTATATGATGTTAACTATTGGCAGGACCCCCAGAAAGGGGTGTGGGCTGTTAGACCTAGAGTACAGGGGCCAGGCTATATCAGGGGCCtgttgtaatttttgaaattttgataggaatacttattttatgatataaatgtataccataatatataaaataatattatattttaaactgtggATTAACCATTGATTACTTAGAAATTATACATGGGACACCGGTATTACTTGTAatgcattgtattttattggaaGTTTTGTATAGAGCTCGCAAAAACATTTAGCACAGACGACAATAATTTGATGTGGGAGACCTGACTagcagtaaataatatgtataataacttgAGGAAAtcagtaaaagtaaaaaaataaataacaagttggattaattatagcttataatatacgttatgcCTTCAAGTATGTATGAATGAATTTgagaaattgtttttaagtatgTACCATACAAAAAGAAATTCATAATTTCTGAGTTATTTATGCCTTATAATATGAACCTTACAATAAAGAGgaattttaatatagaaattgtTTAGTATACttactcgttttttaattagttcATCGTTTAGctctgataaaattaatttctgttCAATTTCATATTTACTCCATTTATTGCccattctttttattttatctggTGCCGCATcaactttactttttaatttagtaataaccTCGggattatcaataatatttaaacttttttcttgAACAGCAATTTCTTTTTCTAGTTTTTCTAATTTCAACATGAGATTTATTTTGGTGGAATGTTGCTACATAGACATGGgacacatatttaaaataagtttttaactattaacaaaGAAACTACTTACTTTTAgggttaaattttttagttcgttatttttggaaattagcTCTTCAATATATGCTGATTCAGATtcctttgatattttttcaacttgatctttagatacatttttaaccacagGATTAAGATAACTTGATTgtttagaattgtttttttcaatttcctcTTTGAATATTCTAGACTAAAacagattaattaatttattatatacctgtggAATTTACCTTATTtcattttaagtaatatttaattaacattacctagtgtatatgataaaatttaactaatatatcaataatttgtgtacaaaaacacataaattatttatcaatattataaatttaatatcaaaatgagatttatacattaaataattaaaaaatgtataaaacattatcaattggtgattgaaaatgtattttatatttagatatacatataattaccaACAGGGATGATCAggaatttact from the Acyrthosiphon pisum isolate AL4f chromosome X, pea_aphid_22Mar2018_4r6ur, whole genome shotgun sequence genome contains:
- the LOC100572931 gene encoding coiled-coil domain-containing protein 22; the encoded protein is MCLQKIQPTINLSFTIPRSMSARYQYGITVADACKKVGFKSDIGYQTILYGNIVDMRKILMFLIEKLPKEIENIIEYRSKRCTILKELKKSLSTKRKPLNSSLFPNYSYLSVPLETGVTVPGHKRNCTPAEWRHFCINSLKYITEQPSDLKYLIPSLITHNTKRLLNIYEFELRTTDDLSESRIFKEEIEKNNSKQSSYLNPVVKNVSKDQVEKISKESESAYIEELISKNNELKNLTLKQHSTKINLMLKLEKLEKEIAVQEKSLNIIDNPEVITKLKSKVDAAPDKIKRMGNKWSKYEIEQKLILSELNDELIKKRAKNIKLETVHGNEKLKLQNIFEDIQKKEDIIKICRNDLDSKPNYNSRSSYTQRILEIISNIEKQKKEINKNLYDTKQVQKEINSLDGKVERCFISIDELMFKVAKKDDIIRKCYKLLAAIHSNSSSIITSVKQTGTIGREIKDLEEQIENENPHQATANVQKLRKDLELVKNEQLLLLKKIKN